From the genome of Eriocheir sinensis breed Jianghai 21 chromosome 47, ASM2467909v1, whole genome shotgun sequence, one region includes:
- the LOC126981211 gene encoding type-1 angiotensin II receptor-associated protein-like, with translation MEVNMPPAAVTLKGIFLAHLILTVWSYYSACLNTGSTLYNGAFLFLVLWSILHRDSEDAPLMALLLNLMAIFLDVMALVLGWPRISSSLVRFGLAMAVLNLILRPITSLMLQRVLHERSGSYGSYGPSGLDRIFGGTRRSPYEDIDQPTQTNQGGVGGVGGGGLDQEQHRAASPPSESLFTT, from the exons atggaggtcaACATGCCACCCGCGGCTGTCACGCTCAAG ggGATATTCTTGGCCCACCTCATTCTCACCGTCTG GAGTTACTACAGCGCCTGCCTCAACACGGGCAGCACGCTCTACAATGGTGCGTTCCTGTTCCTGGTGCTGTGGAGTATCCTGCACCGCGACAGTGAAGACGCGCCCCTCATG GCTCTGCTGCTGAACCTGATGGCGATATTCCTGGATGTCATGGCGCTTGTGCTGGGCTGGCCGCGGATCTCCT CCAGTCTGGTGCGCTTCGGCCTGGCTATGGCGGTGCTCAACCTCATCCTGCGCCCCATCACCAGCCTCATGTTGCAACGCGTCCTTCACGAACGCTCCGGCTCCTACGGCTCCTACGGTCCCTCAGGCCTCGACAGGATCTTcg GGGGGACCCGACGCAGCCCATACGAGGACATAGACCAGCCCACGCAGACCAACCagggtggcgttggtggtgtgggtggtggcggCTTGGACCAGGAGCAGCACCGGGCAGCCTCCCCCCCCAGCGAGAGCCTCTTCACCACCTAG